One window from the genome of Crassostrea angulata isolate pt1a10 unplaced genomic scaffold, ASM2561291v2 HiC_scaffold_33, whole genome shotgun sequence encodes:
- the LOC128168666 gene encoding uncharacterized protein LOC128168666, with translation MYVTFPPVCLFEDPAKENEELLAMVKAIFSQHKAKTTSMDIREFDDNFKKKYKKDFKTMSKLKISDFVEKNNRILEISTDKHQRKKIKLRFKKMSMKGKRKTNTVSLLDQTNKADDSEDSDCITTESACQITENDGEALQDKLLENAYLESNKGKHNLKVSENLFDSDDDETPESKWTEVRRHKNRSPASDNTTKVQPQVPKQEQQDINEIPQQSNSEDKHYCLLETLLKRSDSHDFIFKQSEKDYTNHKYKLAIDLVSMWNRTGRTISYIVVRLDQSRNLSSLSEYLSLDNFTALPYFQYFEVGHTDAFYGIFELPSSHGSGQPAITKSRLICPKTAAVVWESNQLWFRENDYPIPLSLSDPLLTVIYKWFAGDDSSSNSKPDTRTGYCQELNDEGKMLLGLTMDVPKSPLEIFRSTIRNFRKGKYVLLAGNLPTWVNNLEAISTVPWMYVFDFDQSSRESGLLCVNENFIRKRRSLHLTNWQQPPAGITENGTNWTFLCGRRDNPESILQNCNNLRSWIQKVRGNIDLHIEQIQKYIEEYTVLTVLMIWPQDEQLAQHMHKFLTLLDDGLDPKPNIVLCISGQPSTGIGNSIFMVLKNEFEENLTIIDCEVERLCSCICDITKNQQNVSTIKYSLPTADEGGDPSIEDSNAAWLREELEILYLSNPYTKCQQDVNSLEEEGDAFFRGGSLRWFAWYELGGGHFDAERDLMSSITKEIKAIINENRSAVVTLHHAPGSGGTTLAQRILWDFHKDIPCAHAKLRSALPITSFIERIEAVYAKTHKPVLLLIDGDEEAKVNELKRILILNSRCYIIILFVKRCPYFAKGKKFVLKGTVSIQEAKRLAIKFRNQCKEDEKKQMQLKKLCEDVQRGQEHQVYEFGLATYLDEYKGIEKYVNGYLRPSAEKTDCSIGRNILCFLSLAYYYGQISLPLQFFCGLIHKPNRYVVKIKDLPEPVPQFVVFDENESQTSYIRVCHYLVAKEILEQVLGDGSKQRFTTLSLSAKRKLGEKCEQFIEYASRRKKKSGNIVYILTRIFIFRDKNRDIVHSRLISDIDSKPPLHTERLQVLKKLTEAFPNDQNFHAHLGRFYAYSRPNEDDEAEKCLQKATAICEKLIGNKPKEELEYKLCIFLMHVYHIYGTILQRRITRYTGQSATAGEPEIKTNVEDFDKRLGDLISTAEISIGYFQKCRFYTPDGHHSIYGFDGEISVRLQICDFIERRLKKTRQSSGIRDYLSSRDEQYSVEKNFVETSVFCIDNLLMDCLNSLEDENTTQSMAKLILWYNLLFGKHATTLEMLPKGDDIQAYRLQIAAKKLKYSHGESNLIMLEKIDKKEDIFSIVILYENIFRENVPDSKRALDRDYNEWIFAIRHRLFDTVYSIEKVLLQVRKWHELLHSPMSKFYLFIVTSLLGFGKRNIDGSSEFLSEALQLKKDMERVSRCVIKPKYPREWLRKKGEGIKVLEPGTRFVGYNFVDDRNLKEDIDQTLKICKGTICAPNDRKLSGYISLDLGNNVVPVKVFYIPNKANLEGTAYAERRVEFILGFSLHHGWDAFNVRLLEKYPCPERGCNAHVEVGSTDEKVKCPGCQKIIFRHHFDLKRK, from the exons ATGTATGTCACAttcccacccgtgtgtttattcg aagATCCCGCCAAAGAAAATGAAGAATTGTTGGCTATGGTGAAAGCAATATTTTCGCAACACAAAGCCAAAACAACTTCAATGGATATTCGAGAGTTTGacgataattttaaaaaaaaatataaaaaagatttcaaaacaatgtcaaaattaaaaatatctgaCTTTGTTGAAAAAAACAACCGCATCCTTGAAATATCGACTGACAAACATCAAAGAAAGAAGATTAAACTAaggtttaaaaagatgtcaatgAAGGGCAAACGGAAAACAAACACAGTAAGTCTTTTAGATCAAACCAATAAAGCAGACGATTCAGAGGATTCTGACTGTATAACTACAGAATCAGCTTGTCAAATAACTGAAAACGATGGTGAAGCTTTACAAGATAAATTGTTAGAGAATGCCTATTTAGAATCCAATAAAGGGAAACACAATCTAAAAGTAAGTGAGAATTTGTTTGACAGTGATGACGACGAAACACCAGAGTCAAAATGGACGGAAGTACGAAGGCACAAAAATCGATCGCCGGCTTCTGATAACACGACCAAAGTTCAACCTCAAGTTCCTAAACAAGAGCAACAGGATATTAATGAAATACCTCAACAATCAAATTCCGAAGACAAACATTATTGCTTACTTGAAACACTGTTAAAAAGAAGTGATTCTCATGATTTTATCTTCAAACAATCAGAGAAAGATTATACGAATCACAAGTACAAGTTGGCTATTGATCTTGTCAGCATGTGGAACAGAACAGGACGAACAATTTCATATATTGTTGTACGCCTTGATCAAAGTCGGAATTTGTCTTcgttaagtgaatatttatctTTAGACAATTTTACAGCATTGCCttactttcaatattttgaaGTTGGCCACACAGATGCGTTTTATGGAATATTTGAACTTCCGTCCAGTCATGGATCTGGTCAACCAGCTATTACAAAATCAAGATTGATATGTCCCAAAACTGCTGCTGTTGTCTGGGAGAGCAATCAGCTTTGGTTTAGAGAAAATGACTATCCAATTCCTCTATCACTATCTGACCCATTGCTTACAGTTATATATAAATGGTTTGCTGGGGACGATAGTTCATCAAATTCAAAACCAGATACAAGAACCGGATATTGTCAAGAACTTAATGATGAAGGCAAAATGCTTTTGGGGTTGACCATGGATGTGCCAAAAAGTCCTTTAGAGATATTTAGAAGCACTATCAGAAACTTTCGAAAAGGAAAATATGTTCTTTTGGCAGGAAATTTGCCTACATGGGTCAACAATTTAGAAGCAATTTCTACAGTGCCTTGGATGTATGTATTCGACTTTGACCAGTCCAGTAGAGAATCCGGACTTTTGTGcgtaaatgaaaattttatccGAAAACGAAGATCACTGCATCTCACAAACTGGCAACAACCACCAGCTGGGATTACTGAAAATGGGACAAATTGGACTTTTTTGTGTGGCAGACGAGATAATCCAGAAAGTATTCTacaaaattgcaataatttaAGAAGCTGGATTCAGAAGGTAAGAGGAAATATAGATCTACACATtgaacaaattcaaaaatatatcgAGGAATACACAGTGCTTACAGTGCTAATGATTTGGCCTCAAGATGAGCAATTAGCACAACATATGCACAAGTTTTTAACCCTGCTGGATGATGGTTTGGATCCAAAACCAAACATAGTGTTATGCATTTCCGGTCAACCATCAACAGGAATCGGAAACTCGATTTTTATGGTACTAAAAAACGAGTTCGAGGAAAACTTGACAATAATTGATTGTGAAGTGGAGCGCCTATGTAGTTGTATTTGTGATATTactaaaaatcaacaaaatgtgTCAACAATTAAATATTCTCTGCCGACTGCGGATGAAGGAGGAGATCCATCAATCGAAGACAGTAACGCAGCATGGTTAAGAGAAGagcttgaaattttatacttaTCAAATCCATACACCAAATGTCAACAAGATGTCAATTCTCTCGAAGAAGAAGGAGATGCATTTTTCCGTGGAGGGTCATTGCGTTGGTTTGCATGGTATGAACTTGGTGGTGGCCATTTCGACGCTGAACGTGATCTTATGTCATCCATAACAAAGGAAATCAAAGCAATCATAAATGAGAACAGGTCGGCAGTTGTAACACTGCATCATGCTCCAGGATCAGGGGGGACGACTTTGGCTCAGagaattttatgggattttcaTAAGGATATTCCTTGTGCCCATGCTAAGTTACGATCAGCTTTACCTATAACTTCTTTCATTGAACGTATTGAAGCAGTGTATGCGAAAACACACAAACCTGTCCTTTTATTGATTGATGGAGATGAAGAAGCAAAGGTCAATGAACTGAAAAGAATACTAATACTCAATTCTCGCTGTTACATCATTATTCTCTTTGTCAAACGGTGTCCATATTTTGCAAAAgggaaaaaatttgttttaaaaggtACAGTGTCCATTCAAGAAGCTAAACGGTTAGCTATCAAATTTAGGAATCAATGTAAAGAAGATGAAAAAAAGCAGAtgcagttaaaaaaattatgcgaAGACGTCCAAAGAGGACAAGAGCATCAGGTGTACGAATTTGGACTTGCAACATATCTCGATGAATACAAAGGAATCGAAAAATATGTTAACGGCTATTTGAGGCCATCTGCGGAAAAAACTGATTGTTCAATTGGTAGGAATATTCTTTGTTTCCTCTCCCTAGCATATTATTATGGACAAATTTCTTTGCCATTGCAATTTTTCTGTGGTTTGATTCATAAACCAAATAGGTATGTTGTCAAAATAAAAGACTTGCCAGAGCCCGTCCCTCAGTTTGTAGTGTTTGATGAGAACGAAAGCCAGACATCTTACATTCGTGTTTGTCATTATCTAGTTGCTAAGGAAATACTAGAACAGGTTTTAGGTGATGGGTCAAAGCAGAGATTTACAACCCTAAGTTTATCTGCTAAGCGTAAACTTGGTGAAAAATGTGAACAATTTATCGAATATGCGagcagaagaaaaaaaaaatcaggaaacattgtttatattttgacaagaatttttatttttcgtgATAAAAATAGGGATATAGTTCATTCAAGACTCATTTCTGATATAGATTCAAAGCCTCCATTGCATACGGAACGTTTGCAGGTTCTCAAGAAATTAACAGAAGCTTTTCCGAATGACCAGAACTTTCACGCTCATCTCGGTCGTTTTTATGCATACTCGAGACCAAATGAAGATGACGAAGCTGAAAAATGCCTACAGAAAGCTACAGCAATATGTGAAAAATTGATTGGAAACAAGCCTAAAGAAGAGTTGGAATACAAgctgtgtatttttttaatgcacGTGTATCACATTTATGGCACGATTTTGCAAAGAAGAATCACTAGATACACTGGGCAATCGGCGACGGCCGGTGAACCtgagattaaaacaaatgtcgaagaTTTTGACAAAAGGTTAGGTGATCTAATTTCCACAGCAGAAATTTCCATAGGGTATTTCCAAAAATGTAGATTTTACACACCAGACGGTCATCACTCAATCTATGGTTTCGACGGTGAAATAAGTGTGCGCCTTCAGATATGCGATTTTATTGAAAGACGACTTAAGAAAACAAGACAATCGTCAGGAATAAGAGATTATTTGTCTTCTAGGGATGAACAGTATTCTGTGGAAAAAAACTTCGTAGAAACCAGCGTGTTTTGCATAGACAATTTGCTTATGGATTGTTTAAATTCTCTAGAAGATGAAAATACTACTCAATCCATGGCAAAATTGATTTTGTGGTATAACCTTCTCTTTGGCAAACATGCTACGACTTTAGAAATGCTTCCAAAGGGGGATGATATCCAAGCATATAGGCTCCAAATTGCagcaaaaaaattgaaatacagtCATGGAGAAAGCAATTTGATAATGCttgaaaaaattgacaaaaaagagGACATATTTTCAATCGTTATATTATATGAGAACATTTTCAGAGAAAACGTGCCAGACAGTAAAAGAGCTTTGGATAGGGATTATAATGAGTGGATATTTGCCATCAGACATCGGCTTTTTGATACCGTATATTCAATTGAGAAGGTTCTTCTTCAAGTGCGGAAATGGCATGAGCTTCTTCACTCTCCAATgtctaaattttatttgtttattgtcaCAAGTCTCCTTGGGTTTGGAAAAAGAAACATCGATGGTAGCAGTGAGTTTTTATCTGAAGCTCTACAACTGAAAAAAGACATGGAAAGGGTGAGCAGATGTGTTATAAAACCCAAATACCCAAGGGAATGGCTTCGGAAGAAAGGTGAGGGAATAAAAGTTTTGGAACCTGGAACACGATTTGTTGGATACAATTTTGTTGACGATAGAAATTTAAAAGAAGACATAGACCAAACCCTCAAGATCTGCAAAGGCACCATTTGCGCCCCTAACGACAGGAAATTGTCTGGATACATATCCCTTGATCTTGGTAATAATGTGGTGCCGGTGAAAGTTTTTTATATACCAAATAAGGCGAACCTAGAAGGCACTGCTTACGCTGAGAGACGTGTTGAATTTATTCTTGGCTTCAGTCTACATCATGGGTGGGATGCATTTAACGTTCGACTTCTTGAAAAATACCCATGCCCGGAACGGGGGTGTAACGCTCATGTCGAAGTTGGAAGCACGGACGAAAAGGTAAAATGTCCAGGATgccaaaaaatcattttcagacATCATTTTGATCTGaaacgaaaataa